In the Magnolia sinica isolate HGM2019 chromosome 15, MsV1, whole genome shotgun sequence genome, one interval contains:
- the LOC131227000 gene encoding uncharacterized protein LOC131227000 — MDVLGFPLEALLLGHYYLTTARSFWTWIAVLTAAFGFWRITAVSSRSRQKSDNPRSFQDPTPLTAASREPEEPQKTPLALTPSLPLKPDAESPAVCSVSDNVVRKGGKFAAYYCEEDDGASDEEDGVYERYDGVSGEDEGVDERYDGVSGEEVGVVGEYNGVIGVFDGVWPYGVRTGLPVVRTGDFGWYQCQDLTAINGSVVRSWDGGRRRRSSSRRASLGA, encoded by the coding sequence ATGGATGTGTTAGGATTCCCGCTCGAAGCGCTCCTCCTCGGCCACTACTACCTAACCACGGCTAGGAGCTTCTGGACTTGGATCGCTGTACTGACCGCCGCATTCGGCTTCTGGCGAATCACAGCCGTCAGTTCTCGAAGCCGGCAAAAATCCGACAATCCTCGGTCATTTCAAGATCCGACACCGCTAACCGCAGCATCCAGAGAACCTGAAGAACCCCAAAAGACGCCGTTAGCTTTGACGCCGTCCTTGCCCCTGAAACCCGACGCGGAGTCTCCCGCCGTTTGCTCCGTCAGCGACAACGTCGTACGGAAGGGCGGGAAGTTCGCGGCGTATTACTGCGAGGAGGATGACGGCGCGTCAGATGAAGAGGACGGCGTCTACGAACGGTATGACGGAGTTTCTGGCGAAGATGAGGGCGTCGACGAACGGTATGACGGCGTTTCTGGTGAAGAGGTGGGCGTTGTTGGAGAATATAACGGCGTTATCGGAGTATTTGACGGCGTTTGGCCTTATGGGGTTAGAACTGGATTGCCTGTTGTGAGAACAGGGGATTTTGGGTGGTACCAGTGCCAAGATTTAACGGCTATTAACGGCAGCGTAGTGAGGTCATGGGACGGAGGGAGACGGAGGAGGTCGTCGTCAAGACGAGCTTCTCTGGGGGCATGA